Proteins co-encoded in one Spirosoma endbachense genomic window:
- a CDS encoding ArsR/SmtB family transcription factor, producing MKQYQHPTADQITLTGVLHALSDPVRLNFIQCLAKLTSESPCGAIPSPVAKSTMSHHLRVLREAGIVHIRTEGTQSLTSLRLYELEAKFPGLLDSVLKAADETSPLTETEK from the coding sequence ATGAAACAGTACCAGCATCCCACCGCCGACCAGATTACCTTGACTGGTGTGCTGCACGCTCTGAGTGATCCGGTGCGGCTAAACTTTATACAATGCTTAGCTAAACTTACGAGCGAGTCGCCCTGTGGGGCCATTCCGTCGCCCGTTGCCAAATCGACCATGTCGCATCACCTACGCGTGTTGCGCGAGGCCGGTATTGTTCATATCCGAACCGAAGGCACCCAGAGTTTAACCTCGTTGCGACTATACGAACTGGAAGCAAAATTTCCGGGTCTGCTGGATTCTGTCCTGAAAGCTGCCGACGAAACGAGCCCCCTTACAGAAACAGAAAAGTAG
- a CDS encoding trypsin-like peptidase domain-containing protein — protein sequence MNNFGRTLAYIFGFILSSSYYPALGQEKETWITKPQAQWPLISMINEVWFQNGERYVHPSFDYVATGFLIQTGTDTLAVTAKHALWAAKTKAMKSVDFGGALQKWLMHPKNNLADSVLIDYLLNADSTEILSGRQSTITQRDWLVFKTKYHSPAIQPLKPRYTLAKPGEKVYIFACPYQEKNCVIYSGHVLESKGNRLIITSDTSQKVSGSSGSPIVDENGYLLGILGGSSVNNKTGEPALYGTTTHYLQKVLRQTRPLNVPLISIGETLLPIIDKQGIDQAVRYYRTLYKQDQSHFIYTFDSQELNSLADRLVREKKLNEAVQIYLLSLSEFSWSSGTYYSLGNTYALMGKTQLARQAYTRSIQLSPDNKEAKQALDKLSNQ from the coding sequence ATGAACAACTTTGGCAGAACGTTAGCTTATATCTTTGGGTTTATTCTCAGCTCTAGTTACTACCCGGCTTTGGGCCAGGAAAAAGAAACCTGGATTACGAAACCGCAGGCTCAATGGCCCCTCATTTCGATGATCAATGAGGTTTGGTTCCAAAATGGGGAACGCTATGTACATCCTTCCTTTGACTATGTTGCTACCGGCTTTCTGATCCAGACCGGTACAGATACACTAGCCGTTACCGCCAAGCATGCGTTATGGGCTGCCAAAACAAAAGCGATGAAATCGGTGGATTTTGGCGGTGCGCTTCAAAAATGGCTCATGCATCCTAAAAATAACCTGGCCGATTCGGTATTGATCGATTATTTACTGAATGCCGATTCCACAGAAATACTCTCAGGCAGGCAATCGACCATTACCCAGCGCGACTGGCTTGTTTTCAAAACAAAATACCATTCACCTGCCATTCAGCCTTTAAAGCCCAGATATACACTGGCAAAGCCGGGAGAAAAGGTATATATTTTTGCCTGCCCTTATCAGGAAAAAAACTGTGTGATCTATAGCGGACACGTACTGGAATCGAAAGGAAACCGGCTGATTATCACGAGTGATACGTCACAAAAGGTTTCCGGGTCCAGTGGCTCGCCCATTGTCGATGAAAACGGGTATTTACTTGGGATTCTAGGCGGTAGTTCGGTTAATAATAAAACAGGAGAACCGGCCCTGTATGGTACAACCACTCATTATCTGCAAAAAGTACTTCGTCAAACCCGGCCTCTGAACGTACCCTTAATCTCGATTGGAGAGACCTTGCTACCCATCATTGACAAGCAGGGTATTGATCAGGCCGTAAGGTATTATCGAACCTTGTATAAGCAGGATCAAAGTCACTTCATCTACACCTTCGATTCTCAGGAACTCAATTCGTTAGCCGATAGGCTCGTGCGGGAGAAAAAGCTGAATGAAGCCGTCCAGATTTACCTTCTTAGCCTGTCTGAGTTCTCCTGGAGCTCGGGCACCTACTATTCGCTGGGAAACACGTATGCACTAATGGGAAAAACCCAACTCGCCAGACAAGCTTACACGCGATCGATCCAACTCTCTCCCGACAATAAGGAGGCTAAGCAAGCACTTGACAAGCTTTCCAACCAGTAA